The genomic window GCGTCGGTCGATCCCTCGTCGTCCGGTTCCGCCGTCTCCGTCTCGAGGTCGTCGACGGCGTCCGATTCCGCGGTCGATTCGTCGGCCGCGTCCTCGTCGGCAGCAGCGGCCGCCTCCTCGAGATCGAGTTCGATTTCGGGCTCGTCGGCGGCGTCGGGTTCGTCGGCCGTCTCGTCCGCGGGCGTGTCGTCGGACTCGTCGGTTTCAGTCCCGAAATCGAGTTCGACGGACTCGTCGGCGTCGCCGTCGTCAGTGTCGTCCTCCGGTTCCGGAATCTCTTCCTCTTCGAATCCGAGATCGATATCCGGCGTGTCCGCCGCGTCGCCGTCGTCCGCATCCGTCTCGACATCGACCGGGTCCGGATCGACGTTACCGAGATCGAGGTCGAGGCCGTCCGATTCGTCCGCCGTCTCGTCGGTGGATTCCCCGTCGGTCCCCGCGGCCGTGGTACCGCTCGCGTCCGCCGCCGAATCGGCGTCGTCCTCGCCGTCCTCGAGCCCGGGGACGGTGTCCGATTCGCCGGAAATCATGTCCTTGACGGCCTGATTCCGGTCCTCGGAGACAATGTTACCGATGACCTCGTCGTCGACCTCGTCGGCGTCCGCCGCGCCGTCGTCGGTCGCGTTGCGTTCGACGATCGTCGGCTCGGTGAGGAACGCCGCGGCCCGGCTCTCGTCGTCGATCTGGATCCCGTAGACCGTCTCGAGTCGGTCGCCGGGCTCGAGCGTCGCGGTGAACTCGACGTGGTTGTCCTGAAACGCCGTCCAGTCGTCACTGTGATAGTCCGGATGGAACCCCACCTTGTCCATCGGGAACGATTCGGGGATCTCCTCTGAAAGCTGAAACGTGACCGGCTCGTCGCGATCGGACTCGATCTGGAATCGGATCGCGGGGACGGGAAACTCGTCCGCTGCGAACGTCTTTCGGACGGCTATCCCGTCTGAACTGACCTCTATCACGTCGTCCGTGTCGGCGGTGCTACTCATATGGAACCAACGTTACCATACCATTACTATAAATTGTGCGGACGGACTCATATCTGTCTGTAGATAGGTTCTACAGATCGACGCGATCGCCGATCTCGCGGATCTCGAGTCGACGCGGATACTCGAAGCTGTTCGCGTGGTGGTGAAGCGCCGTCGGATCGGCGGTGAGCCCCTTCCACATGTCCCAGTGGCTCGGCAGGAGTCGCTCGCACTCGAGGGCCGCGGCACACTCGACGAGCTGGTTCTCGTCGTTGTACCAGCGAGTCCGCTTCGGTTCACGGGTCCGTTTGTCGGGGATCTGCCCGACGGTTCCGAACGCGAGCGCCGCGAGATCGATCTCGTACTCGTCGCCGATCCGCTCGAACTCGTCGCTTGGTTTCGTATCACCGCCGTGGAAGAAGGTTCCGGCGTCGTGCTCGAGTACGTAGCTCACGGGGTGGGTCGCGTCGGGGTCGGTCGCCGCCTCGACGTGGACCGTGAACTCACCGACCTCGAGTGTCTCGTCCTCGGTGACTTCGGTCAGTTGGTCGTCGGTTACGTCCCACTCGTCGGTCCAGTTCTCGTCCTCGCGGGCGACCGCGAGGCTATCGTCGGGCGCGTAGAAGGTCGCGCCCGTGTTCGCGAGAATCGGTGCCTGACTCGGGCCGTGAACGTGGTCGGTGTGTTCGTGGGTCGCGAAGACGGCGTCGGCCGCATCGACGTCGTCCGGATCGAACGGCACGGGAATCATGCGAATCGTCCGGGGCGGGCTCCCGAGTCCGACGTACGGATCGATGAAGATCGTCGTTCCCTCGCGGCCTTTGACGATAAAGCCGTTACAGCCGAGATACCAGACCGCGACCCCGTCCGGATCGGCGTCCTCGACGTCGCGAACGAGCCAGTCTCCCCAGTCGCTTTGGGTCATACTCGAGGGTGTGAGGACCGACTGGGTAAATGTTGTCGTCTCTGTTGACGGGTCGACGTGCCGATGCGTGTCGCGAAACGAGAGTCAGTCCGAGAGAAAAGCGACCGGCGCTGTGAGCGGACGTGTGGCCACGGTATTATAGCGGGAACTGCGAGCGGCGATCCGCGCTCTGGGCGTCGGGGCCGTCGAGTCGCGAGCCGAGCATCTGGCGCATGAGGGCGACGAGCCCGTTGTGTGGTCCCTCGCCCAAAATCGCGGTCTCGGCGTACTCGCCGTCGCCCGGCAGCGGCTGCCCGAGCGTCCCCAGCATGACCGCATCGCGGTCGGCGAACACCAGTCGGCCGACCGACTCGCCCTCGGGCGGCAGGTTGAGCCAGTCGAGTTGGGGCTCCCAGAGGACGACCTCGGGCACACGCTCGCGGACGAGGTCGCGGACACGTGGGTCGCGCGAGCCGAGATAGACGTCGACGCCGCGATCGACCGCGTCCTCGATCCGGCGAAAACAGCCCTCCTCGAGCAGCCCTGTCGTCGTGAACATCAGGAAGAGTTCGTCCTCCGCTCGCTCGCAGAGGGACTGGCCGGTCGCGATGATCGTGTCCCGGCCGTCGAGCGTGCGGACATCCGTCCCGGCCGTGCTGTCCGCGACTGCGTCGGTGCCGGCATCGCCGGTCGTCGCCGGCGCGCTATCAGCGGGCTGGATCCACTCGGCGCGGACGGCGGGGTGGCCCTCGTAGGAGACGCGGTCCGCGTCGTCATCGTAGCCGACGAGCGTGGCGTCGCTCAACAGCGGCAGGTGGACGTGGACGAGGGAGGCCAGTACCTCGTCGACGCGTTCCCCCGAGACCTCGCGCTCGGTCACGTCGTCTTCGCGCGCCGCGATATCGCGGGCGAGCGTCTCGGTCGCGATCGGGTGATACTGATCGCTGAGGACGGCGAGGACGGTCCGCCGGCGGCTATCGGCGAGCGCCTCGAAGACGGCGTCGAGTTCCTCAGCGTCGTCGGTCCGGTGACCCGAGACGGCCGCCTCAAATCCGGGTTCGTCGAACGCCCGGTGGTCGGTGGTCCGGATCAGGTCGCCGTCGGTCTCCTCGAGGAGGCCGGCGTCCGTCAAGCGGGGTACCAGTCGGTGGTGGAGGTCGACGAGCGCTCGCTGGTGGTCGTCGTCGGTGACCGACGCGAGCTGTTTATCCGATGTTACCGCCGCGAGCCGGAACGCAAGATCGTCTTTCTCGATCCCCTGCGGCGATCGTTCGTGGACGAGACGGAGGACGGTTCGGCGGCGGGCGTCGGCGAGGGCGGCGAAATAGTCGTCGCGGGCGGCGACCGCGGATCCGCTCGGATCTGAGTTACTCATCAACTACTGGTCGGGGACTAGCGTCCAAAAGAACTGCTCCAAACCACTTTGGAATCAGTGAAGTATTACCCTTCTTTAGAGCGATATTCAACTATATATACTAATTTTCCGATGATCGTAGTGTCCTATTTCGATCCGTCTGTCGAATATACAACCGAGTCTGAGGCTCCTCGACCAGTGACGCTCATCGGTTCCGGAACGAATTCGATCGGTCGAAAACGAGATAGTCGGCGCGTGATCAACCAGCGGTTCCGCCACCTACCACGTCCCGTGGAACGTATCGAACGAGAGACTGTCGAGCGGCTCGTCGCCGACGGCGATCCGGTACTCGCCGGGCGTGAGCATCGGCTTGTGGAACTGCGGCCCGTCGTCGGTCGTGATCCGCGGGCAGCCGGTGTTGACGAACGCGTCCATGTCGAAGTTCCGCAGGCGGTCCGGCGTCACTTCGTCCATCGTGATAAGGTAGGCGTTATCGTTGTCCTCGAGGATCTCTTGGGCCATTTCCCAGCGGCCCTGCCCGATCTTGGTACAAAAGATGACGCCCCATTTCTCGGCGTCCATCGCGCGGTGGATGGCACCGTAGCGCTGTTTCATGAACTTGTCCGTGTCCGCGACGGTGACGACGTTGTTGACCGGGTCCGCGATGACGACGTGCTTGTCGGGGTGTTCCATCGCCAGCCCGAGCGGGTGGAACTTGCCGCCGCCGACGTAGAGCACCTGATCCGCGGGCACGTCCGCGCTCGCGTAGTTGCAGCCGAGCACCTGTCCCTCGTGGGTCAGTCGCTCGTCGCCGCGGCGGCTCTGGACCTCGTAGCCCCGCTCCTCTAAGAACGCCTTCATCTCGTCGTACAGGTTCATGTGCTGGGCCGTGGTGACGAGCCCAACGCCCTCGGTCTCTTCCGGTGGCTCGAGGGTCTCGAGGGACTCTTCCATGATCGGCTCGACCTCGACGTTCGAGAACAGCGGCACGTAGATCACCTTGTCCGTGTCCTTCATCGGGGAGTGCCCAAAGTGAACGAACACGTCGGTGCGTTTCATCAGGTAGGTGTCGAGATCGCAGGCGCCGTAGCAGGGCTGTCCCGAGAGCATGAACGTCACGTCGTCATCGGCCAGCGTCCGGAGGTCGTCCGCGACGGCCGGTCCGCGGCGCTTTAACCCCTCGGGGAACTGCAGTCCGACCTTCGTCGCGTCCCGCTCTTCGATCGCGTCGACGATCGTCTCGAGTTCGTAATCCCACTCGCGATCGTGTTTCAACTGCATTCCGGTGTTCCGGAGGTCCCCCTCGGTGTATTCCGACTCCTGACTCATTGACCGTTCTAACGACCACGGACGTATATACTGCACGCTGTCTCGAGCCCCACGAATTCGCCGTCGTTCCGTCGAGTTCGTGTCCGAAGGTAACGAGTGTCTCGGCACTTCCGTGGGCCAACGAGCGGGGTCGCTGGCCGGCCCCGAGACGGGGCGACAGCCTCGATGCGGGTTGCGTCCGCGGCCGAATTCGATCGTGGCGGCCGCGACGATCGGCGTCGTTCATTTCCCGTCCCAACAGTCATAGTACTGGAGTGTAAACGGTGGGCTAATGGCAGCGGAACAGGCCGCAGACGGCTATCTCTTCGACCTCTATCGTCGATACATCGGTGAACCCGAGGACCGGACCGACGTCTACGTCGGCTTCGGACTCTTTCTCGGCGGGATCGGGCTGGCAATTATCGGGCTCTTGCTCTTTCTGTGGGGCAATACGTTCGAGGCGCGATCCGGCGGCTACTTCGCGTGGGTCGGCCCCGCGTACGCGCTCGCGATGATGGCACTCCCCGTGACGATGCTCGGGATCGTCGTGCTCCTGCCCTCGGAACGGCGAATGCTGTACACGTCGATCGCCGGCGTCGCCGTCACGATCGGTGCGATCGTCGGCTTCCTCGTCGCCTATCCGGACAACTGGAACGGCTACGGCAACGACTACACTGTCGAAGTCATCGCGACCTACGCCGTCGGACTCGCCG from Natrinema versiforme includes these protein-coding regions:
- a CDS encoding MBL fold metallo-hydrolase, with the translated sequence MTQSDWGDWLVRDVEDADPDGVAVWYLGCNGFIVKGREGTTIFIDPYVGLGSPPRTIRMIPVPFDPDDVDAADAVFATHEHTDHVHGPSQAPILANTGATFYAPDDSLAVAREDENWTDEWDVTDDQLTEVTEDETLEVGEFTVHVEAATDPDATHPVSYVLEHDAGTFFHGGDTKPSDEFERIGDEYEIDLAALAFGTVGQIPDKRTREPKRTRWYNDENQLVECAAALECERLLPSHWDMWKGLTADPTALHHHANSFEYPRRLEIREIGDRVDL
- the dph2 gene encoding diphthamide biosynthesis enzyme Dph2; the encoded protein is MSQESEYTEGDLRNTGMQLKHDREWDYELETIVDAIEERDATKVGLQFPEGLKRRGPAVADDLRTLADDDVTFMLSGQPCYGACDLDTYLMKRTDVFVHFGHSPMKDTDKVIYVPLFSNVEVEPIMEESLETLEPPEETEGVGLVTTAQHMNLYDEMKAFLEERGYEVQSRRGDERLTHEGQVLGCNYASADVPADQVLYVGGGKFHPLGLAMEHPDKHVVIADPVNNVVTVADTDKFMKQRYGAIHRAMDAEKWGVIFCTKIGQGRWEMAQEILEDNDNAYLITMDEVTPDRLRNFDMDAFVNTGCPRITTDDGPQFHKPMLTPGEYRIAVGDEPLDSLSFDTFHGTW